Below is a window of Methanobacteriaceae archaeon DNA.
CCAATATATAAACTATATTGAATTCAGGCATTGTACATCCAATTGAAGCAAAAACCATCCATACAAATACACTCATAACAGATGTGACCACAAACATGGTAAGTGATCCTTCAAGAGATTTGGTTCCACCAAATATTGAGTATTTGACTTTACCAAATTTCTGACCAATTAATGCTGCAAATCCATCACCATATACCATAGGCACAATAGCTAATGCTACAATCCAAATGAAGAATTTAGGATTTCCTGCAGGAGCAATAGATGCAAATATTGCAATTAAAATTGTCCAAATCCCCGCATAGAAGAATAATCCTAATGCATGACCGGATTCAGTAACACTATTTTTAATTTTAATTGGAGAATATTCAGTTAAGAAGAATAGTGCAATTGTAATTGGCAATGTTAAAAACCAAACCATATTCCACGGATCTGCAAAAAATGGCATTGCAAATATCATATTACCTACCATAATATGCAAAAATTTACGTGAAACTTCAGGTCTTGTTTTTAAAACCATTTCAGCTACAACAAAAATGACTGCAACATAAATATATACTACAATTAATGCAAGAATATCTGTGAATATCATTTATCATACTCTCCGTATTCACAGCCAGCATTTTCCATTTTAACATGATCAATGAGAGTTCCATCTTTTTTATATAATTTGATTTCACCCCAACCGTTTCCACCATTCCATAAACGGTTGTGTAATTTTTTACCATTAGGAGCCTCATAATTGAATAACATCATTTCATCACGTTTACAGTAAAGTACGAGTTCCATTTTGGAGTTTTTATTACTTGCATTGATTCTCCATGTATGTACTTCATCACCTTCTTCAAAATCAAAATCGATTTTTACAAGGTTCCAGAATCTTGCAAAGTTGTATTCATACATTTTACCTTCATAGTAAAATCCAATTAACAATTTACGAGGAATAGATATTCCAAATGCTTTTGGTTTTCCTCCACCTGCTTCAAATGCGGAATTGTTAAGTTTTTTACCAGTAATAAGACTTGTTAAGTTACATGATGAAATCCAAAGCCATGGTGAAGTAAAGTCTCCACCCCAGTTTTTATCTGCATAACCATAGGATTTTTCAGGAATTACTTCATATTCTCTGCCGTCAAGCCAGATAGTTCCACTATATTGTGTTTTAATTCCTTCAGCATGCCAGAACATTTCAAAAGAGTTTAATTTTCTAAATAGGCTATTTGCACCATAACCTACATTAAAAGTAATTTGTTTATCGATGTCTAAATCCCACATCATATCTCCAGCATCACTCATATATTCAGGGTGATTTTTAGCATCTTCTTCGCTAACTCTTGCAAACCCTTTCATATGAGTTTCTGTAAGACTACAATCCCCAACTTGAACATTTAATTCATCATCAGGGCAGTTGAAATATTTCATTGAATAAAAATTATGAATCTGTTTAGGATTTTTACCCCATGTACCTGCTTTAATCATACAGTAAGATGGTTTTTTACCAGCTTTTTGGTTTTCAGGCAATTGGCCAAGAGTAGGTTCTTCTTCAGCCAATGCAGGGTTACATACAAAGTATTCAATAAAAAATGGTCTTTCTTCACCTGTTTCTTTATCATATGCAGTTAAAGAATGCCACCACCAGTCATAACCTTTTTTGGCAAGTGGTCCCTTGAGCATATAATAATTTCTTTTCAAATCACTTTTATTCATTATTTATCCTCCAATAATACATTATTAGATTTGTTCAATGTCTTTTAAATAAATTGGCTTTATTAAAACAAGAATAATACAATTATGAACAAACATTGCATTTATTTTGAAATACCAAAATAAATATTAATGAAGCATAAT
It encodes the following:
- a CDS encoding SEC59/DGK1/VTE5 family protein, which gives rise to MIFTDILALIVVYIYVAVIFVVAEMVLKTRPEVSRKFLHIMVGNMIFAMPFFADPWNMVWFLTLPITIALFFLTEYSPIKIKNSVTESGHALGLFFYAGIWTILIAIFASIAPAGNPKFFIWIVALAIVPMVYGDGFAALIGQKFGKVKYSIFGGTKSLEGSLTMFVVTSVMSVFVWMVFASIGCTMPEFNIVYILAISAVTTACEAFSYGGIDNLTVPAMTSILYLLVALL
- a CDS encoding tocopherol cyclase family protein; the protein is MNKSDLKRNYYMLKGPLAKKGYDWWWHSLTAYDKETGEERPFFIEYFVCNPALAEEEPTLGQLPENQKAGKKPSYCMIKAGTWGKNPKQIHNFYSMKYFNCPDDELNVQVGDCSLTETHMKGFARVSEEDAKNHPEYMSDAGDMMWDLDIDKQITFNVGYGANSLFRKLNSFEMFWHAEGIKTQYSGTIWLDGREYEVIPEKSYGYADKNWGGDFTSPWLWISSCNLTSLITGKKLNNSAFEAGGGKPKAFGISIPRKLLIGFYYEGKMYEYNFARFWNLVKIDFDFEEGDEVHTWRINASNKNSKMELVLYCKRDEMMLFNYEAPNGKKLHNRLWNGGNGWGEIKLYKKDGTLIDHVKMENAGCEYGEYDK